In one Hemitrygon akajei chromosome 3, sHemAka1.3, whole genome shotgun sequence genomic region, the following are encoded:
- the insm2 gene encoding insulinoma-associated protein 1a, giving the protein MPRGFLVKRNIKSSPVSYRIRSEERQPLEIPLLSGNARAAVYPRSISQPCPQKNSPGQLKDGFTQDEIVDTTHRKDELEEDGASGTFYTKDTFSEYSISGWANVSYTPIKPIDKELETDFFDTCLSQSTSDEHFVAAASLNPIERLLVQPSFSPMTAKCGVITRLYSPFHGSKRCMPDPGHRKQKSAPKKSKIIRKLNFEDEVSTSPVLGLRIKVDPTECKPSSALMNKPLGEFICQLCKEQYSDPFSLAQHKCSRIVRVEYRCHDCDKVFSCPANLASHRRWHKPRTDPNPQRDNQNCLVPGSKENSGEDNSSSGTMDSAKEPGCSRAGAAQRMDGRFQCHYCGKRFRRQAYLRKHLSAHEAAGSSVHSHLRVAQMSFPCQLCGSDVQTAESHDKHLLWRAVSGAGPALFGPDCGDKCAAANEHADKSDLGALPFCCKLCSSTFFSSPGLTRHINKCHPSENRQH; this is encoded by the coding sequence ATGCCTAGGGGATTTCTAGTGAAGAGGAACATTAAATCGTCTCCGGTATCATATAGGATTCGGAGTGAGGAAAGACAGCCACTGGAAATTCCTCTTTTGAGCGGGAATGCGCGAGCAGCCGTATACCCACGGAGCATTTCACAGCCATGTCCTCAGAAAAATAGTCCAGGACAGCTTAAGGATGGATTTACACAGGATGAAATCGTGGACACAACCCATAGAAAGGACGAACTAGAGGAGGACGGTGCTTCAGGTACATTCTACACTAAAGACACTTTCTCAGAGTATAGTATCTCTGGTTGGGCTAATGTCTCTTACACACCCATCAAACCTATTGACAAGGAACTCGAGACCGATTTCTTTGATACTTGTCTAAGCCAGTCTACTTCAGATGAGCATTTCGTTGCTGCGGCCTCGTTAAACCCAATAGAGAGGCTCTTGGTTCAACCCTCTTTCTCCCCGATGACTGCGAAGTGTGGAGTCATTACTCGCCTGTACTCACCTTTCCACGGAAGCAAGAGATGCATGCCTGATCCCGGCCACCGCAAGCAGAAGAGCGCCCCGAAGAAGTCCAAAATAATTAGGAAACTGAACTTCGAGGACGAGGTGAGCACTTCCCCCGTCTTGGGTCTACGAATTAAGGTTGATCCTACGGAGTGCAAGCCGTCATCGGCACTGATGAATAAACCCCTTGGAGAATTCATCTGTCAGTTGTGCAAAGAACAATATTCGGACCCGTTCTCTCTTGCTCAGCACAAGTGCTCTAGGATCGTTCGCGTGGAGTACCGCTGCCACGATTGTGATAAAGTCTTCAGCTGTCCAGCTAACCTGGCCTCTCACCGGCGCTGGCACAAACCTCGGACTGATCCAAATCCCCAGAGGGACAACCAGAACTGCTTGGTGCCAGGCAGCAAGGAGAACTCGGGGGAGGACAACAGCAGCTCCGGCACCATGGACAGCGCCAAGGAGCCAGGCTGCTCGAGAGCTGGTGCAGCCCAGCGGATGGACGGCCGCTTCCAATGTCACTACTGCGGCAAAAGATTCCGTCGACAGGCTTACCTGAGAAAGCACCTAAGCGCCCACGAGGCGGCTGGGTCGAGCGTCCACAGCCACCTTCGGGTGGCCCAGATGTCTTTCCCTTGTCAGCTGTGCGGGTCGGACGTGCAGACGGCCGAGAGCCATGATAAGCACCTCCTCTGGCGTGCGGTCAGCGGCGCAGGACCGGCGCTTTTCGGGCCAGACTGTGGTGACAAATGTGCCGCTGCCAATGAGCACGCTGACAAGAGCGACCTGGGAGCCCTGCCCTTCTGCTGCAAACTCTGCTCATCGACTTTCTTCAGCTCGCCCGGACTCACGAGGCACATCAACAAGTGCCACCCGTCAGAGAATAGACAG